AAAGTAAAAGAATAACTCCCCGCCCCACACAAAATACTGCTCCTTGCCTCCATAATGATCGCCTTCCGAAAATGAGTGCTCAATTAATTTAATCTCGCCACTCTCCGTGTAAAACCATACAGTACCTCCGGCAGGATAATCAGGGCACTCGTAATCAATCTCCTCTACTTTCAAAGCGTTTTTCTCCTTTAAACCTATAATGGTTGCATATTTAGTTCTGATATCTTTTATGGCCGTTTCCGCATCAGAAGTTTGAGCATTGAGACTGCTCCATGTGCAAAGTGTGATGATGAGGAGAGCGGTGTATTTCATAGGATTGATTTAAGCAGGTGTGTACGAAACTATTGGATTGGCTCAAAAATATATAGTTGTTTGGAGAAATCCATCAGTGTCAGATATTTACCCATTATAGCTGGGTATCCATACAGTTCGCAATTGTCATCCAACGGATGTGAAGCTTTGATTTCAAAATTTCCTTTATCCATTACAACAAGTGCTGGTGTACCCTTTGAAGTACCCATAAAAAGACATGAATTTGAAATACCCAGATGCCCTACATCCAGCTTCAATTCACCCAAGGCTTGATCTATATTGATTGACTTTTTTACTGCTCCAGTTTTAATATCTAATTCATACAAGTAATTAGCAGATGCATATATGCTGGACTCTCCTTCCTGATAAATTAAACTCACCTTAGCAGACTCAGCATTTAAAGAAGTGATCCAGTTTACATCACCATTTTCAATGTCTAATGAGATAACTTGGCCTTTATCAACGCCTACAATAATTTGTTTATCAATAATAACAGCATACATCGTAATATCACCCTCCCTATCGGAATCCCAAATCTCATCACGATAATTTCCATATCTGGCTATTTCAGTTTTCCAAATAACAGTACCACCAGCAATATTGCGACAGACAATATTATTACCATCAGTTAGAAAAATATGCTCGGTTTCAAATAGAATAAATTTAGGAAAAGAATCTTGTACGAATTCCACTACTTTATTTTGTTCAGCAAGACTGGCTAGAAAAAGTCTATTCTCATCGCCCATATCCAATGAAATAAACAAACTATTTTTATAGATAAAAGAATCATAAATAACAAATAGGTCATCCATTTTCATTAGAAGAGAAAAATTCTCTGTTTTTATTTCAAATAAATAAATCGCCTCATCTATCTGAATAATGAGCATATCCTCATGAAGCAATAAGTACATCCCTTCAAAATCACCTTTATTCTCT
This region of Fulvivirga ulvae genomic DNA includes:
- a CDS encoding outer membrane protein assembly factor BamB family protein yields the protein MPSVDVGCVLGLKHKISNCTGTPVSDKKFMYIPMSNGIIKIITIENLELKKEIDLKDFAEILENKGDFEGMYLLLHEDMLIIQIDEAIYLFEIKTENFSLLMKMDDLFVIYDSFIYKNSLFISLDMGDENRLFLASLAEQNKVVEFVQDSFPKFILFETEHIFLTDGNNIVCRNIAGGTVIWKTEIARYGNYRDEIWDSDREGDITMYAVIIDKQIIVGVDKGQVISLDIENGDVNWITSLNAESAKVSLIYQEGESSIYASANYLYELDIKTGAVKKSINIDQALGELKLDVGHLGISNSCLFMGTSKGTPALVVMDKGNFEIKASHPLDDNCELYGYPAIMGKYLTLMDFSKQLYIFEPIQ